The Deltaproteobacteria bacterium genomic sequence CGGTTTCGCAGCATTCCCATCAGCCGGTACACGATCATGCCGGAGAGCCAGGCCACATCCTCGAGTGACAGGATATCGGAAACGGTCTCATCGAAAAGCACGTTTCCCGACGCCGGAAATTCGTCGTCCGCCTCGTGCAGTTGAAGCGTGATCGGAACCAACGGGACCGGCACGAAACGGTAAGCGAGCCCCGAGAGGTCGGTCTGACGGGATCCCCCCAGTTCGGCGGCCAGCGATTGAAACGCTTCACCCTTTTGTCCAAACACGGCCACCATGGGATCTATGGCCCGCTTTTTAAAGGCGGGAAAATAGAACTCTCCCGACGGTATTTCCCTATAGGTGATCAACCGGCCCGAGGGCGCCTGTCCCTGTGCGCCGAGTAAATAGTGCAGCACCAGAACCTTTTCCTGAATCGGGATCTCGCCTCCGTCCGAATCGTTCTCCATTTCTATTTGCATGCCACTGAAGCGGACAACGATTCCTCGATCGATGAAGGTCAGTGATACGGCGCCTTCGCCGTCCTCGACATAGGTCGCCCCGCTCCGTTTGGCCACATCGGCCGGATCCTGCTGTTTCAGCTCTTTCTGCGCGATTTCGAAGGCATGCTGGTAGTCGTCGACTCGAGGCATTCAACGTCTCCTTTTATGAATTTATCTGACTATAAGACCTGGTCCGCGTTGGTTCAAGTGCAGGAGGTAAGCGGCCTTGCGATTTGGTGCACGCTCTACAAAGCAGTTGACTCAAAGAGGGGTTTCTCCTATCCTTGGAACTCACAAAATCACAGAAAAGGAGGAATGAGATGAAACGGATCTTGGTCGGCATGTTAACCCTTGGAATAATCGCTCTCATGTTTATGGCTTGTGCGGCGCCATCACGGATCTCGAAAGCGGCAGTCGACCAGTTTACGCTGGGCGAGACTACCATGGACGAGATAAAAGGCGTTTACGGAACTCAAGACCTGACTCACGAGTTATACACGCCCGAAACCGGTCTCACAAAGATCAGCTACGCCTACAGAGACCCATCCGACAACGCTTGCCAGCCGGATGTGTACGCCATCCAGCAAGTTGACTTCTTCTTCAAAAAGGAAGTTCTGTACGGTGTCCAGTACATGAGTTCGACCGCTCTTGACTGCACGAAATTCGATGATTCCAAAGTATCCGAGATTCAAGTGGGCAAGACAACAAAGGACGAGATCAAGGATTGGTTCGGAAGCCCTGACGGTAAGTTCTTCACCGACGGACCGGAACCCGTCTGGCGTTACCTGTATGTGCAGAAAAAGACCCACAAGCGTGAGTACGACCATCAGGTGCTTGATGTGTATTTTGACGAAAAGGGTGTGGTCGACGACTTCAAGCTGGATTTCTTGATGGGATTCTAATTTCAGCGCCCCCCCCGGAGACGTTCCGGATAGCCGTTCTATAGTTCTCTCACCGTTTTACCAGATCTTCGAACGTGGTCCACGGGACGCCGCGGACCACGTTCCCGGTGGGCTGACTTCGCCTTTCGCCTTTCAGAAGCGTTTCCACCTTTCGATGAGGAACCGGAATGCGGGGCTTCTCATCACCCCTGCTCGCCGCTGCCGATCTTTTCCATGAATTCCTGGGAGGGCATCACCTGAAAGAGGGGAAACAATGGACTCCTGCGATATAAGTTCAGACAGTTGTTGTGCATGTCTTCGCTCATGGAGGCGCAGCAGTCCTCGATCATAATGGCTTTGAAGTCATTGGAAAGGGCGTCCAGAGCCGTAGCCAGCACACACACGTGAGTGGCGATGCCTGTCACTGCCACGGTGTCCACCCCCCACAGGCGAAAAGACTGGTCCAGGTCCGTCTTGTAAAACGCGGAAAACCTCCTTTTGGGCAATACGACGTCACCGGGTTGCCGGTCCAATCCGGAGTATACCTCCGCTCCCCGGGTTCCCCTGATCGAATGCGGCTTCATCTTTCCCTGAAAAACGAAATCGTTTTCGAGAAAGCTGTCCGTCGAGAAAATCACGGGCAAGCCACGTTGACGACAAGCGCGGATAACCTCGTTGATTCGGGGCACCATGGCCAGAGCGGCTTGCGTTACGGGTAAATGACTGTGCTTTCCAAACGTGTCTTCCACCAGATCGATAATGAGTAGAGCCGTTTTCATGACGCGTTCCTCTTTTTTTGGTAGCAAAAAAGCTCGGCCAAGTTGACATCCATGCGTTTCGGGACTATAAAACGTGTGCCCGGAGGCACTCGGAGGTCCAGGAAAACCCGGCTGACACAACGTAACTGAAAACGAAAAAAGGCGCAGCCAGGTGAAGGAGCGCCTTTTGTTGTTTTCATGGTGCCGAAGGCGAGAGTCGAACTCGCACAGGCATACGCCCACTAGACCCTGAACCTAGCGCGTCTACCAGTTCCGCCACTTCGGCACGAACGTTTTCGTTAATAGAGTCTTTCTTGTCGTTTGTCAAGAATAATGGAGCGTCTCAGAGCGATCGAAATGAGTGTTTGGCCGACCGGCGACGGTGGGTCTGCACCGGCGAAGGATCGAGGTTCCGTTCGGAAGAGGTCTTGGAACCCGGCGAGTCCGATGAATGCCTCAGCGCCCGGTCCCGGTTTGTAGTCCGCGCGGATTCCGGGTATGGTAGTGTGTACATCGACCGACCGAGCAGATTTCGAAGGAACGGAAGAGTAACCCTCGGAAGCTTCCGGACAGGTTCTGAATGCGAATATACAACTAGGATGAGTACGTAAAAACCCGCTTTCGTGTCTCTAACCTGTTGATTTTCTTAGGCTATATATTGATCAAAAGGGTTCTTACGAATCCATCGAATATGAATATATAAAAGGATCCACAACATGGGCGTGTTTTACAGCCTCTCTGAAATTAGGCATCCCTTTAAGAAGGCCGTGGTTACCATTGGCAACTTCGATGGCGTACATGTGGGCCATAAAGCGCTTTTTGATCATATCAAACAACTGGCAAAAGAGATGGACGGCGAGTCGGTTGTCGTGACATTCGACCCGCACCCATTGGCTGTGGTGCATAGCGCTTCCATTCTGCCCCCTCCAATGATCAACAGTCTGGAGCAACGATTGGAACTCGTGAGGGAATACGGCATCGACCATGTGGTCGTGATTCCTTTTACCGTGGAGTTCTCCCGAATCCGAGCGCGGGACTTCGTGGAAGGAATTCTATGCCGTTGCCTGGGCATGAAGGCCATCGTCATCGGTCACGACTATGCTTTCGGCTACAAACGGGAAGGAAACCTGGAACTGCTGCTGCGTATGAGCGAAGAACAGGATTTCCGGGTGGTCCGGATGGACGCCGTTGAGTTCGAGGGCGAGCGAGTGAGCAGCACCACGATTCGCCACCTTATCAAGCAGGGTGGCATGGAAAAGGTGCGGAAGTTTCTAGGACGGCCTTTCCAGATGCGGGGAAAAGTCGTTCCCGGCCGGAAGGTAGGGGGAGCCGTATTGGGCTTTCCCACGGCCAACATGGAAACCGGCCAAGAAATCATGCCGGGGCAGGGTGTATATGTGGTGGAGGTCATCCTGCGGGGCAAGACGTATGCCGGTGTGTGTAACGTGGGATACAACCCTACTTTTGGTCTGGAACGCCTATCTGTAGAAGCATATCTATTCGATTTCAACGAGAATATTTACGGCGAGCGGATACAGATCAATTTCCTTCACAAGTTGCGGAACGAAATGAAATTCTCGAGCGTCCAAGAGTTGTCCGAACAGATCGCCCGCGACGTCGAGGAAGCGCGGGCCTATTTTGGCGGGAGATCCATCGAGGCCGGAGAGCGGACCCAGAGATTACAGGCCCCCCTGAGCCCATCGAACTGAAGGTTCACACCGGAAGTGGGAAGATCGATCTCATCGGGAGAATTCGCGCAGCCTGATCGGCATCGAGACAGGGCGACGTAGCACACGTGTACATCAAGCCCCGATCGAACGTTCATCGGGCGCGTCAGGCGACTTCGAAGGCCTACACGCCCCTGGCGACCGGGCCCCAAATGAGTTTGTGCAATTGAAGCTGCAACCGAACCGGCAGGCTGTCCTCAAGAATCCACTCGGCCAGCGTTCGAGGCTCCATTGCCCCGAACACTGGCGAGAACAGCACGGGAAACCGAGGTCCCGCATTGTCGCAAAGCCGTTTCAGAGCATGCACGGCAAATTCGTAGTCCGTCCGATTGCTGATAACGAATTTGGCCTGGTCTTCCGGCCCCATCCGATGCCAGTTATCCCAGTCCGCCTTGTCCGCCTCTCCGCTGGACGGACATTTGAAGTCCACGATTCGAACGCACCTCTGGTCCAGCAATTCAATGTTGATACTGCCGTTGGTCTCCACGAGCACGCGGTAACCGGCGTCCAGAAGCCGTCGCGCCAGAGTCGGCGTTTCATCCTGAAGCAGCGGCTCTCCTCCCGTGATTTCGACCAGGCCGCACGAATAGGAGCCCACTCGCGCCAGAAGATCCTTCAACGACCACACGTCACCATCCTGGTAGGCGTACGTGGTATCGCAATAGGAGCAGCGGAGGTTGCATCCGGTGAGTCGGACAAACACGCAGGGGCGTCCGGCATAGGTGGATTCCCCCTGGATGGAATAGAAAATCTCGTTTACTTTCAGGGTCAAATCGATGTCTCTTCCCGCCCGGGCCACACCCGGAACAAGTCCACGTACCGGGCGTCCAGATCCGCCCGTTTCACCTTACCGAACGCATCCCGGACGGAATCCAGCAACTCCTTGTAGACGGCCCGCACGCGCCTCCAATGATCGGAAGATAGTTGGGGCATATGCGCTTTGAGCGCATCGAAGAACGCGTCCATTACTTCCGGCCCGGACCAAGCCGACACCTCGCCGCCCGCCTCTGCCATGCGATCGAAGAAACGATTCAGATCCGAGGCGGTCAAGGGGCTCAACACGGGATCTAAATCGAGAGAACTCCTGGCCCAGATGGTATATAGACATCTTTTGTATGTAAAGAACGGGTCTTCTCTCTCACCGTCCGGTATCGGTTGTCTGCACGAAGCCTCCAGAAACGCGTCCAGCGCTTCAAGTGTATCCAGCTTCCTGTCGCACGCTTGCACCTCTTCCACGGAATCAAAATCCACAAACGGTTGGGATTCGGATGCGGCGTCATAGCGTAACGGGCGCTTTCGAAAAAGACCCTGCAGCATGCCTTCCAAAGACCTATCCCAGAACGACAGTGATAATCCCTGACCATGGGCCCAACTGCTTTTCCACCATTTCTCCGCCTTCCACTTCAGATCGAGCACCGCGCTGAATCCCAATCGAAATAGATCGATAAGGGCGTTTTCCTGCAACACGACGGAGGGTTCCGCGTCCGTTCTCTCGATTCCGATGCTTACCATGCCGGAGGCTTTTCGATAGACCCGTTTTAGCACGGAAACCTCGTCCGGCGCGCACCCTTCACCGCTCAACGCCATATTGCAGAGGCCCGCAAATTCCAGGCGAAGCCGATCGAGCGTATCGGTATCCAAAATCGAGGACAAGGCCCTGGAGAAAGCGTCGCGGGATTCCGCCAGCAGAACCGGCGTCACGGGGATGCCCTCGCCGGGTTCCTCGTCGGATTCGGAGAAGTACTCGGAAACAGGGACTTTTCGATAGATTTGACTGGGTTTGATGTGGCTGTAGATCAGCATGGCTTCGTCCCAGGAAACAAACCCCTTATCCGCCAGCCGCGCATTCCTGAGATCTTTGAGACCTTCCTCTTCTTCCGCTGGAATGATTTCAGCGGAAGCAAACATAACGGCATAGTAGCGGTCGAAATCAGAGTCCGCCAGTTCCTTCAGTAGTTCCTCGATAAAGACGCGATGCTTTCTGCGCCTGCAGCGTAGGTAAAATACTTCGTCCAGAGTGAACCACTCCTGCCCGCTCAGATCCACAGGTTCGTCATGCCCCCTCACCCAGAGGCGGATGGTTTTCGAGAGGAACACGGTCAGCAAGGTCGGAGTCATGTTCAACAACCGCGATGTCAAGCGGCTGCGGTCCACCAGAAACAGTCGTTCGAACCATTCCACGGCTGAGTCGATATCGAGCCCCTCATTGTTCCAGATCAGCAGATCCAACACATACGTCCACTGATCTTCCGAAGCCAACCTCAGAATTTCCAGTGACGAATCGGGCTCTGCGTCCAGAACCAGCCAGAAGAAATCCTCTTCCGCGAGTTTTCCGACGAGTTGGGCGGGATGGGAAGTATCCAGAATTCTCTGGATGACGGTTTCGCTGCCGATGGTCGATTCCAACTCTTTTCGATCGGCGCGACCGGGCTTCATGGACTCCACGTGTTCGGATACCTCGTATTCATCTCGGGCCGTCGGAGTACCTTCGGCAGTGCTTTTGGTGGGACCTTGATCGTGAGGTGCGTTCATTTGGAAAGGCGGTTCTTGGAAAACAATTCCGGACGGGATGATTCCCGTCCGGAGATATCTATGATCGCTGAAATGGAATTCCGTTTAGTACATATCACCCATGTCGGGAGGCATACCGGCGCCGCCGCCTTTAGCTTCTTTCTTTTTCGGCTTCTCCGCCACCATGGCCTGCGTCGTAAGGAGCAGCGCCGCCACGGACGCAGCGTTCTGCAAGGCGAAACGGGTCACCTTGGTCGGGTCGATGATACCGGCCTTCATCAAGTCTTCGTATTCACCGCTATCCGCATTGAATCCGTACGCGCCCTTACCTTCCTTGATTTTCTGAATGACCACGGAGCCTTCAAAACCGGCGTTTTCCGCCAGTTGGCGTGCAGGCTCTTCGAGAGCTCGCTTGACGATAAGTACGCCGAGTTTCTCTTCTCCTTCCAGCTTGTGAGCCTCAAGAGCGGTTTCGCAGCGCAGCAGAGCCACGCCGCCGCCGGGCACGATGCCTTCTTCCACAGCGGCCCGCGTTGCGTTCAAGGCGTCCTCGACTCTGGCTTTCTTCTCTTTCATCTCGGTTTCGGTGGCAGCGCCCACGTTGATCACAGCCACGCCACCCACCAGCTTCGCCAGTCGCTCCTGAAGCTTTTCCCGGTCGTAATC encodes the following:
- a CDS encoding cysteine hydrolase gives rise to the protein MKTALLIIDLVEDTFGKHSHLPVTQAALAMVPRINEVIRACRQRGLPVIFSTDSFLENDFVFQGKMKPHSIRGTRGAEVYSGLDRQPGDVVLPKRRFSAFYKTDLDQSFRLWGVDTVAVTGIATHVCVLATALDALSNDFKAIMIEDCCASMSEDMHNNCLNLYRRSPLFPLFQVMPSQEFMEKIGSGEQG
- a CDS encoding DUF3786 domain-containing protein; protein product: MPRVDDYQHAFEIAQKELKQQDPADVAKRSGATYVEDGEGAVSLTFIDRGIVVRFSGMQIEMENDSDGGEIPIQEKVLVLHYLLGAQGQAPSGRLITYREIPSGEFYFPAFKKRAIDPMVAVFGQKGEAFQSLAAELGGSRQTDLSGLAYRFVPVPLVPITLQLHEADDEFPASGNVLFDETVSDILSLEDVAWLSGMIVYRLMGMLRNRK
- a CDS encoding radical SAM protein; the encoded protein is MTLKVNEIFYSIQGESTYAGRPCVFVRLTGCNLRCSYCDTTYAYQDGDVWSLKDLLARVGSYSCGLVEITGGEPLLQDETPTLARRLLDAGYRVLVETNGSINIELLDQRCVRIVDFKCPSSGEADKADWDNWHRMGPEDQAKFVISNRTDYEFAVHALKRLCDNAGPRFPVLFSPVFGAMEPRTLAEWILEDSLPVRLQLQLHKLIWGPVARGV
- the bamE gene encoding outer membrane protein assembly factor BamE; this encodes MKRILVGMLTLGIIALMFMACAAPSRISKAAVDQFTLGETTMDEIKGVYGTQDLTHELYTPETGLTKISYAYRDPSDNACQPDVYAIQQVDFFFKKEVLYGVQYMSSTALDCTKFDDSKVSEIQVGKTTKDEIKDWFGSPDGKFFTDGPEPVWRYLYVQKKTHKREYDHQVLDVYFDEKGVVDDFKLDFLMGF
- a CDS encoding bifunctional riboflavin kinase/FAD synthetase gives rise to the protein MGVFYSLSEIRHPFKKAVVTIGNFDGVHVGHKALFDHIKQLAKEMDGESVVVTFDPHPLAVVHSASILPPPMINSLEQRLELVREYGIDHVVVIPFTVEFSRIRARDFVEGILCRCLGMKAIVIGHDYAFGYKREGNLELLLRMSEEQDFRVVRMDAVEFEGERVSSTTIRHLIKQGGMEKVRKFLGRPFQMRGKVVPGRKVGGAVLGFPTANMETGQEIMPGQGVYVVEVILRGKTYAGVCNVGYNPTFGLERLSVEAYLFDFNENIYGERIQINFLHKLRNEMKFSSVQELSEQIARDVEEARAYFGGRSIEAGERTQRLQAPLSPSN